In a genomic window of Vigna angularis cultivar LongXiaoDou No.4 chromosome 6, ASM1680809v1, whole genome shotgun sequence:
- the LOC108341062 gene encoding RNA pseudouridine synthase 6, chloroplastic isoform X1, with amino-acid sequence MGSVAATVASMLFSGGCRSLAVPAAGRSLSISRTALRNHRNKNAPTWCCRSSHNSYNALATESELSKTDSESLTASTSSDSFPKYDRLLPCPLQKTPPRVEHLVVSEGGPVLEHICKALELPPLYVKDLIQFGAVYYALVCPQPPPSATEEQIRVFKEVTEPSVLCQRASIKGKTVREAQKTFRITHADQFVEPGTYLRVHVHPKRFPRCYEIDWRSRIIAVAESYVVLDKPAGTSVGGTTDNIEESCATFATRALGLTAPLMTTHQIDNCTEGCVVLARTKEYCSVFHGKIRVKKVKKLYLALASSPMPTGIITHYMRPINMAPRLISEDFIKGWHMCQLEIQECRKVPWPTPAIQDKYRVEDCGWPYQDFAYECKINLLTGRTHQIRAQFAACRAPLIGDSMYMPAAIADMSNPGLNPFGKYKRDFSSESEKETAVVNWIAQHGKEPGVAIGLQACQISWDDNEHFYESGSPWWRC; translated from the exons ATGGGCTCGGTGGCAGCGACGGTGGCGTCAATGTTGTTCTCTGGTGGCTGCCGGAGCCTCGCGGTGCCTGCAGCGGGGCGCTCCCTTAGTATCTCACGGACAGCACTTAGAAATCACCGCAACAAGAACGCGCCGACATGGTGCTGTCGGAGTTCACACAACAGTTACAATGCACTCGCCACTGAATCTGAATTATCAAAAACCGACTCCGAAAGCTTAACTGCTTCTACATCTTCCGATAG TTTCCCGAAGTATGATCGATTGCTTCCATGTCCGTTGCAAAAAACTCCACCGAGAGTTGAACACTTGGTCGTGTCCGAAGGAGGACCAGTTTTAGAACATATTTGCAAGGCTCTGGAACTTCCTCCTTT GTACGTTAAGGATCTGATTCAATTTGGAGCTGTATACTACGCTCTTGTTTGTCCACAGCCTCCTCCCAGTGCTACTGAAGAACAAATTAGGGTATTCAAAGAGGTAACGGAACCTTCGGTATTGTGCCAAAGAGCTTCTATCAAAGGCAAAACTGTGCGAGAGGCACAGAAAACTTTCCGTATAACTCACGCGGATCAATTTGTTGAGCCTGGAACGTATTTGCGAGTCCATGTGCACCCCAAACGCTTTCCTAG GTGTTATGAGATTGACTGGAGATCAAGGATCATAGCTGTGGCGGAATCCTATGTAGTTTTGGATAAACCTGCTGGTACATCA GTAGGTGGCACCACTGACAACATTGAAGAAAGTTGTGCAACCTTTGCTACTCGTGCCTTGGGATTGACAGCCCCTTTGATGACTACTCATCAAATTGATAATTGCACTGAAGGCTG TGTGGTGTTGGCTAGGACTAAAGAGTATTGCTCTGTCTTTCATGGTAAAATCAGG GTGAAAAAGGTGAAGAAGCTCTATCTGGCTCTTGCATCTTCTCCTATGCCAACGGGAATCATTACCCACTACATGCGCCCTATTAACATGGCTCCTAGACTTATTTCTGAAG ATTTTATCAAGGGATGGCATATGTGTCAACTTGAGATCCAGGAATGCAGAAAGGTTCCCTGGCCAACTCCTGCTATACAGGACAAATACCGTGTTGAAGATTGTGGGTGGCCTTATCAAGATTTTGCCTACGAATGCAAAATCAACCTTCTTACTGGTCGTACACATCAG ATTCGAGCTCAATTTGCTGCGTGTAGAGCACCACTAATTGGTGATTCTATGTATATGCCAGCTGCAATTGCGGATATGAGTAATCCTGGACTTAACCCATTTGGAAAATACAAGAGAGATTTCAGTAGTGAGAGTGAGAAAGAAACGGCTGTTGTAAATTGGATTGCACAACATGGAAAAGAGCCAGGTGTTGCAATTGGCCTTCAAGCATGTCAAATTTCATGGGATGATAACGAACACTTCTACGAATCTGGTTCACCTTGGTGGAGGTGTTAA
- the LOC108341062 gene encoding RNA pseudouridine synthase 6, chloroplastic isoform X2, giving the protein MGSVAATVASMLFSGGCRSLAVPAAGRSLSISRTALRNHRNKNAPTWCCRSSHNSYNALATESELSKTDSESLTASTSSDSFPKYDRLLPCPLQKTPPRVEHLVVSEGGPVLEHICKALELPPLYVKDLIQFGAVYYALVCPQPPPSATEEQIRVFKEVTEPSVLCQRASIKGKTVREAQKTFRITHADQFVEPGTYLRVHVHPKRFPRCYEIDWRSRIIAVAESYVVLDKPAGGTTDNIEESCATFATRALGLTAPLMTTHQIDNCTEGCVVLARTKEYCSVFHGKIRVKKVKKLYLALASSPMPTGIITHYMRPINMAPRLISEDFIKGWHMCQLEIQECRKVPWPTPAIQDKYRVEDCGWPYQDFAYECKINLLTGRTHQIRAQFAACRAPLIGDSMYMPAAIADMSNPGLNPFGKYKRDFSSESEKETAVVNWIAQHGKEPGVAIGLQACQISWDDNEHFYESGSPWWRC; this is encoded by the exons ATGGGCTCGGTGGCAGCGACGGTGGCGTCAATGTTGTTCTCTGGTGGCTGCCGGAGCCTCGCGGTGCCTGCAGCGGGGCGCTCCCTTAGTATCTCACGGACAGCACTTAGAAATCACCGCAACAAGAACGCGCCGACATGGTGCTGTCGGAGTTCACACAACAGTTACAATGCACTCGCCACTGAATCTGAATTATCAAAAACCGACTCCGAAAGCTTAACTGCTTCTACATCTTCCGATAG TTTCCCGAAGTATGATCGATTGCTTCCATGTCCGTTGCAAAAAACTCCACCGAGAGTTGAACACTTGGTCGTGTCCGAAGGAGGACCAGTTTTAGAACATATTTGCAAGGCTCTGGAACTTCCTCCTTT GTACGTTAAGGATCTGATTCAATTTGGAGCTGTATACTACGCTCTTGTTTGTCCACAGCCTCCTCCCAGTGCTACTGAAGAACAAATTAGGGTATTCAAAGAGGTAACGGAACCTTCGGTATTGTGCCAAAGAGCTTCTATCAAAGGCAAAACTGTGCGAGAGGCACAGAAAACTTTCCGTATAACTCACGCGGATCAATTTGTTGAGCCTGGAACGTATTTGCGAGTCCATGTGCACCCCAAACGCTTTCCTAG GTGTTATGAGATTGACTGGAGATCAAGGATCATAGCTGTGGCGGAATCCTATGTAGTTTTGGATAAACCTGCTG GTGGCACCACTGACAACATTGAAGAAAGTTGTGCAACCTTTGCTACTCGTGCCTTGGGATTGACAGCCCCTTTGATGACTACTCATCAAATTGATAATTGCACTGAAGGCTG TGTGGTGTTGGCTAGGACTAAAGAGTATTGCTCTGTCTTTCATGGTAAAATCAGG GTGAAAAAGGTGAAGAAGCTCTATCTGGCTCTTGCATCTTCTCCTATGCCAACGGGAATCATTACCCACTACATGCGCCCTATTAACATGGCTCCTAGACTTATTTCTGAAG ATTTTATCAAGGGATGGCATATGTGTCAACTTGAGATCCAGGAATGCAGAAAGGTTCCCTGGCCAACTCCTGCTATACAGGACAAATACCGTGTTGAAGATTGTGGGTGGCCTTATCAAGATTTTGCCTACGAATGCAAAATCAACCTTCTTACTGGTCGTACACATCAG ATTCGAGCTCAATTTGCTGCGTGTAGAGCACCACTAATTGGTGATTCTATGTATATGCCAGCTGCAATTGCGGATATGAGTAATCCTGGACTTAACCCATTTGGAAAATACAAGAGAGATTTCAGTAGTGAGAGTGAGAAAGAAACGGCTGTTGTAAATTGGATTGCACAACATGGAAAAGAGCCAGGTGTTGCAATTGGCCTTCAAGCATGTCAAATTTCATGGGATGATAACGAACACTTCTACGAATCTGGTTCACCTTGGTGGAGGTGTTAA
- the LOC108341062 gene encoding RNA pseudouridine synthase 6, chloroplastic isoform X3, producing MGSVAATVASMLFSGGCRSLAVPAAGRSLSISRTALRNHRNKNAPTWCCRSSHNSYNALATESELSKTDSESLTASTSSDSFPKYDRLLPCPLQKTPPRVEHLVVSEGGPVLEHICKALELPPLYVKDLIQFGAVYYALVCPQPPPSATEEQIRVFKEVTEPSVLCQRASIKGKTVREAQKTFRITHADQFVEPGTYLRVHVHPKRFPRCYEIDWRSRIIAVAESYVVLDKPAGTSVGGTTDNIEESCATFATRALGLTAPLMTTHQIDNCTEGCVVLARTKEYCSVFHGKIRVKKVKKLYLALASSPMPTGIITHYMRPINMAPRLISEDFIKGWHMCQLEIQECRKVPWPTPAIQDKYRVEDCGWPYQDFAYECKINLLTGRTHQLQLRI from the exons ATGGGCTCGGTGGCAGCGACGGTGGCGTCAATGTTGTTCTCTGGTGGCTGCCGGAGCCTCGCGGTGCCTGCAGCGGGGCGCTCCCTTAGTATCTCACGGACAGCACTTAGAAATCACCGCAACAAGAACGCGCCGACATGGTGCTGTCGGAGTTCACACAACAGTTACAATGCACTCGCCACTGAATCTGAATTATCAAAAACCGACTCCGAAAGCTTAACTGCTTCTACATCTTCCGATAG TTTCCCGAAGTATGATCGATTGCTTCCATGTCCGTTGCAAAAAACTCCACCGAGAGTTGAACACTTGGTCGTGTCCGAAGGAGGACCAGTTTTAGAACATATTTGCAAGGCTCTGGAACTTCCTCCTTT GTACGTTAAGGATCTGATTCAATTTGGAGCTGTATACTACGCTCTTGTTTGTCCACAGCCTCCTCCCAGTGCTACTGAAGAACAAATTAGGGTATTCAAAGAGGTAACGGAACCTTCGGTATTGTGCCAAAGAGCTTCTATCAAAGGCAAAACTGTGCGAGAGGCACAGAAAACTTTCCGTATAACTCACGCGGATCAATTTGTTGAGCCTGGAACGTATTTGCGAGTCCATGTGCACCCCAAACGCTTTCCTAG GTGTTATGAGATTGACTGGAGATCAAGGATCATAGCTGTGGCGGAATCCTATGTAGTTTTGGATAAACCTGCTGGTACATCA GTAGGTGGCACCACTGACAACATTGAAGAAAGTTGTGCAACCTTTGCTACTCGTGCCTTGGGATTGACAGCCCCTTTGATGACTACTCATCAAATTGATAATTGCACTGAAGGCTG TGTGGTGTTGGCTAGGACTAAAGAGTATTGCTCTGTCTTTCATGGTAAAATCAGG GTGAAAAAGGTGAAGAAGCTCTATCTGGCTCTTGCATCTTCTCCTATGCCAACGGGAATCATTACCCACTACATGCGCCCTATTAACATGGCTCCTAGACTTATTTCTGAAG ATTTTATCAAGGGATGGCATATGTGTCAACTTGAGATCCAGGAATGCAGAAAGGTTCCCTGGCCAACTCCTGCTATACAGGACAAATACCGTGTTGAAGATTGTGGGTGGCCTTATCAAGATTTTGCCTACGAATGCAAAATCAACCTTCTTACTGGTCGTACACATCAG CTGCAATTGCGGATATGA